The following are from one region of the Prevotella communis genome:
- a CDS encoding DPP IV N-terminal domain-containing protein → MRIGMTMVLALALTQGVSAQDNTNIKDAYQRAFGIGSRYSWKMKNGDVNVHLKRGTHQFWYSLYDGRGQVYKLVDADKNTVEVLTENPEKPRQRPEWRGPQRHWMEVPDEKDGFRMSPDGKSQVYLKDNNLWVKLNGEERALTTNGDSTYYYSAWGSFSADGRYYATVRIKPAPKHYVYYVESSPKDRLEPVLHKQEYAKPGDSLNYRVPVIVEMATGRVIEPSTDLFKSQYQVTAPRWDADNEHVTFEFNERGHKTYRVLELSAKTGLVRTLIEEKNDKYINYNRQRRIDLQDGKRIVWTSERDGRNHIYLYDRQKGQLIRQVTKGEYYVRGIQHVDEKAGIIYFSACGMNKSEDPYLIHYYKIGLNGKGLVCLTPEEGNHSVTYTEDMVYLIDTYSTVTTPPVTVLRSGKDGKILRTLETADITALEAVGWKAPEVFVAKGRDGKTDMWGLIQRPSNFDPNKKYPIIEYIYSGPGDQYVPKSFTPWLYYLQNMAELGFIVVQVDAMTTSYRTREFEEVCYKNLKDGGLPDRIAWIKAAAEKYPYMDIDRVGIYGCSAGGQNALAAVLWHGDFYKAAYAACGCHDNRMDKIWWNEQWMSYPIDSSYVECSNVENAYRLERPLMLVVGELDDNVDPASTMQVVNALEKAGKDFELVVIPGAHHTMGESYGDHKRYDFFVRHLLGVDPPKWSELK, encoded by the coding sequence ATGAGAATAGGAATGACGATGGTGCTGGCCCTGGCATTGACGCAAGGAGTTTCAGCACAAGACAATACCAATATCAAGGATGCCTATCAGCGTGCCTTTGGCATAGGCAGCAGGTATTCCTGGAAGATGAAGAATGGCGATGTGAACGTGCACTTGAAACGTGGCACACATCAGTTCTGGTATTCCCTGTATGATGGCAGGGGACAGGTGTATAAATTGGTTGATGCCGACAAGAACACGGTAGAGGTGTTGACAGAGAATCCGGAAAAACCTCGTCAGCGCCCTGAATGGCGTGGCCCGCAGCGTCACTGGATGGAGGTGCCCGATGAGAAGGATGGTTTCAGGATGTCGCCAGATGGTAAGTCTCAAGTGTATCTTAAGGACAATAACCTTTGGGTGAAACTAAATGGGGAGGAACGTGCTCTGACTACCAATGGTGATTCCACTTATTACTATTCGGCCTGGGGCTCGTTCTCTGCCGACGGTCGCTATTATGCCACAGTGCGTATCAAACCAGCCCCCAAGCATTATGTCTATTATGTGGAATCATCACCCAAAGACCGTTTGGAACCCGTATTACACAAACAGGAATATGCCAAGCCTGGTGACTCGCTGAATTATCGTGTGCCTGTCATTGTAGAGATGGCGACAGGTCGCGTGATAGAACCTTCAACGGATTTGTTTAAGAGTCAGTATCAGGTGACTGCTCCCCGTTGGGATGCAGACAACGAACATGTGACGTTTGAATTCAACGAACGTGGTCATAAGACCTATCGTGTACTGGAACTCTCTGCGAAAACTGGTTTGGTACGAACGCTTATTGAGGAGAAAAACGACAAGTATATCAACTATAACCGTCAGCGCCGCATCGATCTGCAGGATGGTAAACGGATCGTTTGGACCAGTGAGCGTGACGGACGTAACCATATCTATTTGTATGACAGACAAAAAGGACAGTTGATACGTCAGGTGACGAAAGGTGAGTATTATGTGCGTGGCATTCAGCATGTGGATGAGAAGGCTGGTATCATCTATTTCTCGGCCTGTGGCATGAACAAATCCGAGGATCCCTATCTGATACATTATTATAAGATAGGTCTGAATGGCAAGGGGCTGGTATGTCTTACACCCGAGGAGGGTAACCATAGCGTGACCTATACCGAAGATATGGTTTATCTGATTGATACTTATTCCACCGTTACGACGCCCCCTGTCACAGTATTGCGTTCGGGCAAGGATGGAAAAATCCTTCGTACCTTGGAAACTGCTGATATCACAGCTTTGGAAGCAGTGGGTTGGAAGGCCCCTGAGGTCTTTGTGGCCAAGGGACGTGATGGCAAGACGGATATGTGGGGACTGATTCAGCGTCCGTCGAACTTTGATCCTAATAAAAAGTATCCTATTATAGAATACATCTATTCAGGTCCTGGCGATCAGTATGTTCCAAAGTCATTCACACCATGGCTCTATTATCTTCAGAATATGGCCGAACTGGGCTTTATCGTAGTGCAGGTTGATGCGATGACTACCTCATATCGTACCCGTGAGTTCGAGGAGGTATGCTATAAGAACCTGAAGGATGGCGGACTGCCAGACCGTATTGCCTGGATTAAGGCGGCTGCAGAGAAGTACCCTTATATGGATATCGACCGTGTGGGTATCTATGGCTGTAGTGCAGGCGGACAGAATGCGCTGGCTGCTGTGCTGTGGCACGGTGATTTCTATAAGGCTGCCTATGCTGCCTGTGGTTGTCACGATAACCGAATGGATAAGATCTGGTGGAACGAACAGTGGATGTCGTACCCTATCGACAGCTCTTACGTAGAATGTTCAAATGTGGAGAATGCCTACCGATTGGAGCGTCCGCTGATGCTAGTCGTAGGTGAACTGGATGATAATGTGGATCCAGCCTCTACTATGCAGGTGGTCAACGCATTGGAAAAAGCTGGTAAGGACTTTGAACTCGTGGTTATCCCTGGTGCCCATCATACGATGGGCGAAAGCTATGGCGACCATAAGCGCTACGATTTCTTCGTGCGTCATCTGTTGGGCGTTGACCCACCGAAATGGAGCGAACTTAAATGA
- a CDS encoding beta-L-arabinofuranosidase domain-containing protein codes for MKRIMVAGIMSALVFVGVMAAPRCIVSVKDVNVKVAAGNAPQLPYQLWVTYTDGKGEYRQVRWLNSSLDVEQEQADATHHPVGSTYEVRGFIVGDNTTSNGYPIKARVSVVQQTERPASHPVAQPLPLDKVQLTGDDRLTHNRDLDIDNLLSLDPKQQLYNYYDTYGLPTTDCPVSDGWDSPTTKLKGHGTGHYLSAMAMAYASCQDKQKKALLLSRIELMLNEMRRCQERTFVWSDSLGRYFEARDVAPEAELRELKGSWKDFDNYKQDCRHYGYGYINAIPPQHCVLIEMYRPYNNEDWVWAPYYTVHKQLAGLIDIASIIDDKAISEKALLIARDMGLWVWNRLHYRTYVKKDGTQAERREHPGNRYEMWNMYIAGEVGGMAESLARLSMMVTDKEQRAHLLEAATCFDSPAFFDPLARNVDAIRTRHANQHIPMITGALKCYEAGADTYYYNIAQNFWHTIQGRYRYAMGGVGNGEMFRLPYTQMLSMANNPEPTINETCCAYNLAKLTKDLNCFNPDDASYMDYYERLLYNQLVGSINPHQYQVLYQYAVGLNASKPWGNETPQSTCCGGTGAENHVKYQEAAYFVNDNTLWVGLYLPTIATWDAQKTVIRQACQWPAEKSIIRIQKGGGRFAMKLRVPYWATEGFDVRLNGKSIIHHPTPGTYVEIPLRKWTKKDVVEVIMPFTRHFDYTPDKLEVAGRQTYSPMWTAALMQGPLVMAATGVKTWDEATIHDEADWDRFHFVPDYDADRHVTHYFRLDAPVPPATEVDTLVLSQTLAMAKGRIDAQQAWNALTIKVPEHAPWAPHGYARMTEQYQQCATILTSKINPVDAEKLLSKLNAALTAMRPGNLAEMEDMDELKQLMQQVRDLPRSEVRRDALWRAERVVRYVTDGSGTKDMIDKATNQLKDILK; via the coding sequence ATGAAGAGAATCATGGTGGCGGGCATCATGTCTGCACTCGTGTTTGTTGGTGTGATGGCAGCTCCTCGTTGCATTGTGAGCGTGAAAGACGTCAATGTAAAAGTGGCTGCTGGTAATGCACCCCAACTGCCTTATCAACTGTGGGTGACTTATACCGACGGGAAAGGTGAATATCGACAGGTGCGCTGGCTTAATTCATCGCTCGACGTGGAGCAGGAACAGGCAGATGCCACACATCATCCTGTGGGTTCCACCTATGAGGTACGTGGTTTCATTGTGGGTGATAACACCACTTCCAATGGCTATCCTATCAAGGCGCGTGTCAGTGTGGTACAACAGACAGAGAGGCCTGCCTCGCATCCCGTTGCCCAGCCACTGCCATTGGACAAGGTGCAGCTGACGGGGGATGATCGTCTGACGCATAACCGTGATCTGGATATCGACAACCTATTGTCGCTTGATCCAAAACAGCAACTCTATAACTATTATGATACATATGGCTTGCCAACTACTGACTGTCCTGTCAGCGATGGTTGGGACTCACCTACTACAAAACTGAAGGGGCATGGTACAGGACATTACCTCTCTGCTATGGCCATGGCTTATGCCAGTTGTCAGGACAAACAGAAAAAAGCATTGCTACTGAGTCGCATCGAATTGATGTTGAATGAGATGCGACGTTGTCAGGAACGGACTTTTGTCTGGAGCGATTCCTTAGGCCGCTATTTCGAGGCCCGTGACGTGGCACCTGAGGCAGAGCTGCGTGAACTGAAAGGCTCGTGGAAAGATTTCGATAACTATAAGCAGGACTGTCGTCACTACGGCTATGGCTACATCAATGCCATTCCACCACAACACTGCGTGCTCATAGAGATGTATCGTCCCTATAACAACGAAGACTGGGTATGGGCACCTTATTATACCGTGCATAAGCAGTTGGCCGGATTGATTGATATAGCCAGTATCATTGATGATAAAGCCATCAGCGAGAAAGCGCTGCTCATTGCCCGTGATATGGGACTCTGGGTGTGGAACCGCCTGCACTATCGAACCTACGTCAAAAAAGATGGTACGCAGGCTGAGCGTCGTGAGCATCCTGGTAATCGTTACGAGATGTGGAACATGTACATTGCCGGTGAGGTGGGAGGTATGGCTGAGTCACTGGCCCGACTGTCGATGATGGTCACCGATAAAGAACAGCGTGCACACCTGTTGGAGGCTGCCACTTGTTTCGACTCACCAGCTTTCTTCGACCCCTTGGCTCGTAATGTCGATGCTATCCGTACGCGTCATGCCAACCAGCATATCCCTATGATAACGGGAGCCCTGAAATGCTATGAGGCGGGGGCCGACACCTATTATTATAATATCGCACAGAATTTCTGGCACACCATTCAAGGGCGTTACCGTTATGCTATGGGAGGCGTGGGCAATGGCGAGATGTTCCGGTTGCCCTATACGCAGATGCTGTCAATGGCCAACAATCCTGAGCCTACGATTAATGAGACCTGTTGTGCCTACAACCTGGCTAAACTGACAAAGGATCTGAACTGTTTCAATCCTGATGATGCCAGCTATATGGACTACTACGAGCGCTTGCTCTACAACCAACTCGTGGGTTCTATCAATCCCCATCAGTACCAAGTGCTCTATCAGTATGCCGTGGGTCTTAATGCCTCGAAACCTTGGGGTAACGAGACTCCGCAGAGTACCTGTTGTGGTGGTACGGGCGCTGAGAACCATGTGAAATATCAGGAGGCGGCATATTTCGTGAATGACAACACGCTTTGGGTGGGACTTTACCTGCCTACAATCGCTACGTGGGATGCCCAGAAAACCGTGATTCGTCAGGCGTGCCAATGGCCCGCAGAGAAAAGTATCATCCGTATACAGAAGGGTGGGGGACGTTTTGCGATGAAACTCCGTGTGCCCTACTGGGCTACTGAGGGTTTCGACGTCAGACTGAATGGTAAATCCATCATCCATCACCCTACACCCGGCACCTATGTCGAGATACCGCTTCGCAAATGGACAAAGAAGGATGTGGTAGAGGTTATCATGCCCTTTACACGTCACTTTGACTATACCCCTGATAAACTGGAAGTGGCAGGCAGGCAAACCTACAGCCCTATGTGGACGGCTGCGCTGATGCAGGGACCATTGGTGATGGCTGCTACGGGTGTGAAGACATGGGACGAGGCCACCATTCATGATGAGGCCGACTGGGACCGTTTCCATTTCGTGCCCGATTATGATGCCGACCGTCATGTCACCCATTACTTCCGACTGGATGCTCCAGTGCCTCCTGCTACTGAGGTCGATACATTGGTGCTGAGTCAGACATTGGCAATGGCAAAGGGCCGAATTGACGCTCAGCAGGCTTGGAATGCGCTAACGATAAAAGTGCCCGAACATGCGCCATGGGCGCCTCATGGTTATGCCCGTATGACGGAACAGTATCAGCAATGTGCAACCATTCTGACCTCCAAGATTAATCCTGTTGATGCGGAGAAGTTGCTGTCCAAACTGAATGCTGCGCTCACTGCCATGCGTCCAGGTAATCTGGCTGAGATGGAGGATATGGATGAACTGAAACAGCTGATGCAGCAAGTTCGTGACCTGCCACGTTCTGAAGTTCGGCGTGATGCCTTGTGGCGTGCAGAGCGTGTGGTGCGTTACGTCACCGATGGCAGTGGCACCAAGGATATGATTGATAAAGCAACCAACCAACTAAAAGACATATTGAAGTAA
- a CDS encoding CotH kinase family protein, with protein MKQLLIILLTIFCTLTAGAQQRAHVYMNQMGGKWNFPIVVDSLNEMTFDKARRQMMTDVTGELRIPFDVNHIDSITFEDEPLTETKDPYKVFQLYITTKDGQDITSKETYTDAHLSLNAQESFTSYSANIQMRGRGNSSFLWYDKKPYRIKLNDKHKVLGLDKAKSWVLLANYRDVTDIMNTFVFEMGRDLGLPYTNHTRYVELFLNGDYKGIYQLTEQVQQNKNRVAVSDEHGILIALDVDDGPGENPYANDNFWSTVYRMPVCVKYPDDERWTVNTVDSVRNVFAELETAIKNKDYTQVQQLLDVPSFIKYLLIQEFVYNVELSAPRSIYMHKDGDGPWVMGPLWDFDAGYDFDWGQMTTGHTFFTDFTETVMGSNPLKRNGQYNYVPQFFTDLFACPEFVEAYKAQWAAVKDTIVTHAWNECMKYVEQMRASGAIDREFQRWPISGKRFDTELSKMKQWLQNRNTHFSYLVAGIPTPSEPVNKERFCGSITVNTAMNWYQGYSQDNKVRISKQQVCNLMGLSTSEMNEAELSIVPLYTDGTEGENHTNGVFGGWFNSDGDPGYYAQGHVYIEVFNDLWNWSCGLYKENCWHDAHAVTMQYQYPYNGTLLKVNIEANFTIAQ; from the coding sequence ATGAAACAACTACTTATTATACTGCTAACAATATTCTGCACATTGACTGCAGGAGCACAACAGCGGGCCCATGTCTATATGAACCAGATGGGAGGCAAATGGAACTTCCCCATCGTTGTGGATAGTCTCAACGAGATGACGTTTGACAAAGCAAGACGTCAAATGATGACGGACGTCACAGGTGAATTAAGAATACCTTTCGACGTGAACCACATTGATAGTATAACGTTTGAAGACGAGCCTCTTACCGAAACGAAAGACCCATATAAAGTATTCCAACTCTACATCACCACGAAGGACGGTCAGGATATCACCTCGAAAGAGACATATACCGATGCTCACCTCTCACTGAATGCCCAGGAATCATTCACCAGCTACTCTGCCAATATCCAAATGCGCGGACGCGGAAACAGTTCTTTTTTGTGGTACGACAAGAAGCCCTATCGTATCAAGCTTAATGATAAACACAAAGTGCTGGGACTTGACAAAGCCAAGAGTTGGGTACTGCTCGCCAACTATCGTGATGTGACGGACATCATGAACACCTTTGTATTCGAGATGGGACGTGACTTAGGCTTGCCCTATACGAACCACACTCGCTACGTAGAACTCTTTCTGAATGGCGACTACAAAGGGATTTATCAGTTGACTGAACAGGTTCAGCAGAATAAAAACCGCGTGGCTGTGAGCGACGAACATGGCATCCTTATTGCACTCGATGTGGATGATGGTCCTGGCGAGAATCCTTATGCCAATGATAATTTCTGGTCGACGGTCTACAGAATGCCTGTATGCGTAAAGTATCCCGATGACGAACGCTGGACAGTGAATACCGTTGATTCCGTGCGCAATGTCTTTGCCGAACTTGAGACTGCAATCAAGAACAAGGATTATACACAGGTTCAGCAGTTGCTTGATGTTCCCTCATTCATCAAATACCTGCTCATTCAGGAATTTGTGTATAACGTAGAATTGTCAGCCCCTCGCTCTATCTATATGCATAAGGATGGTGACGGTCCTTGGGTGATGGGGCCACTATGGGACTTTGACGCCGGCTATGACTTCGATTGGGGGCAGATGACCACCGGGCATACCTTCTTTACGGATTTCACGGAGACCGTGATGGGCTCTAATCCCCTGAAACGAAACGGACAGTATAACTACGTGCCACAATTCTTTACCGACCTGTTTGCATGTCCGGAATTCGTAGAAGCCTATAAAGCACAATGGGCAGCAGTAAAGGATACAATTGTCACTCATGCATGGAATGAGTGCATGAAATATGTAGAACAGATGCGTGCATCAGGTGCTATTGACCGCGAATTCCAGCGCTGGCCTATCAGTGGAAAACGCTTTGATACCGAACTCAGTAAGATGAAGCAATGGCTTCAGAACAGGAATACCCATTTCTCTTACCTCGTAGCTGGCATTCCTACCCCCAGTGAACCAGTCAACAAAGAGAGATTCTGCGGAAGCATCACTGTAAATACAGCCATGAACTGGTATCAGGGGTATAGCCAGGACAACAAAGTCCGCATCAGCAAACAGCAGGTATGCAACCTGATGGGCCTCAGCACCAGCGAGATGAATGAAGCAGAACTGAGCATTGTGCCCCTATATACTGATGGTACTGAAGGAGAGAACCATACTAACGGCGTCTTTGGCGGATGGTTTAATAGCGATGGCGACCCAGGATACTATGCCCAAGGTCATGTGTATATCGAGGTGTTCAACGACCTGTGGAACTGGAGTTGCGGCCTATACAAGGAAAACTGCTGGCATGATGCCCACGCAGTAACCATGCAATACCAGTATCCTTATAACGGCACCTTACTAAAAGTGAATATAGAGGCGAACTTCACCATCGCCCAATAG
- a CDS encoding family 43 glycosylhydrolase, with the protein MIRRFITVVLYAVTLSQPLQAQQKESPLWNAPGAGNPFIPGYFADPTIRKFGDTYYLYATTDGTGNGYGPAQVWVSMDFVNWKNIIMNWPTTEVVWAPDVMQAPDGTYRYFYCEPCVLHEGVGDSPIGPWKNVLGKTDAVLVPDRFVHNAITLDGQTFVDDDGSTYLYFGTWGIYKGFGCGVARLNGDLKSFAEKKLIPNTEITDFFEAPYVFKKDGVYYFTYSSGSCHDDTYRVQYATSTVGPMGPYEYKGCILKTNADQTVHGPGHHSILEKDGKYFIVYHRHNLPRSVHGFNRQICIDEMKFDDKGNILPVVPTHLSPLHLKPQTSDLKPIAVTASSYYDEWFKPEHAVDDNNATLWKAANTNWGRGLHQDEWLQIDLGKVQKFSEIWTQFEYATFFYQYKIETSVDGKSWLLYADRTNNTMQGSPMIDTGKCKARYVCITITDTQKNGHMPAIWNVKIWKKAPALPDINVAGNDDYPGMHQKDVETSERQFASFTLDASLLSEGHKAPFDVTEVQSFKANKPIRVRVKDGRWALFFNGTQRLTSDAFLPTTYRYNAPYTISAWTLSTKVGPVSTVASLTTSRADLATTEFRLGSDPQTGLINHNGSFESCGLPQQIKEGEGKWQFWTITFDGWKERVYLNGELAREQNNFLMIRPEGHITIGADGSGANNFMGYISMLTISPKATTAEEVMELYDKTKLSAIPSLGDDDFEEADPDSKFTLSPLMKPVFEKKETFKLSTQSADFNQAPLSHGGTVYKELEGDFVVMTRVNDMEGLSQHSVKGYNEVGLLVANGNTYYQLGAFPLYNCGNMLTVLSPHGRPQFPNSKGYDFDPVMQFERRGDLLFARTSKDGVTWNNMPGSPIEVKTKKLSVGVYQTTYSENYSWATLSDFIIYQ; encoded by the coding sequence ATGATAAGAAGATTCATCACCGTTGTGCTGTATGCAGTTACGCTCTCGCAGCCTCTGCAGGCACAACAAAAGGAAAGCCCGCTCTGGAACGCACCAGGTGCGGGCAATCCGTTTATTCCAGGTTATTTCGCTGACCCAACTATTCGTAAGTTTGGCGATACCTATTATCTCTATGCTACCACCGACGGTACGGGTAATGGTTATGGACCGGCTCAGGTATGGGTGAGTATGGATTTCGTGAATTGGAAGAACATCATCATGAACTGGCCTACAACGGAAGTGGTTTGGGCCCCAGATGTGATGCAGGCTCCAGATGGCACCTATCGTTACTTCTACTGTGAACCATGTGTGCTTCACGAGGGTGTAGGCGATTCTCCTATTGGGCCTTGGAAAAACGTGTTAGGAAAGACAGATGCCGTACTCGTGCCCGACCGTTTTGTTCATAATGCGATTACGTTGGATGGTCAGACCTTTGTGGATGATGACGGTTCTACTTATCTCTATTTCGGTACATGGGGCATATATAAAGGTTTTGGTTGTGGTGTGGCCCGACTGAACGGAGATCTCAAATCTTTTGCAGAGAAGAAGTTGATTCCCAATACGGAGATTACCGATTTCTTTGAGGCACCTTATGTCTTTAAGAAAGACGGCGTGTACTATTTTACCTATAGCAGTGGCTCATGTCATGATGATACCTATCGTGTGCAGTATGCTACTTCTACAGTAGGTCCGATGGGACCGTATGAATATAAAGGTTGTATCCTCAAGACTAATGCTGACCAGACGGTTCATGGTCCTGGTCACCATAGTATCCTGGAGAAGGATGGCAAATACTTTATTGTCTATCATCGTCATAACCTGCCTCGCAGCGTTCATGGCTTCAATCGACAGATATGTATCGATGAGATGAAGTTTGATGATAAGGGAAACATTTTGCCCGTGGTGCCTACGCATCTGTCACCCTTACATCTCAAACCTCAAACGTCAGACCTCAAACCTATTGCAGTCACAGCGTCCTCTTATTACGATGAGTGGTTTAAGCCAGAACATGCTGTAGACGACAATAATGCCACGCTTTGGAAAGCTGCCAACACCAACTGGGGTAGGGGACTGCATCAGGACGAGTGGTTGCAGATAGACTTGGGTAAGGTGCAGAAATTCTCTGAGATATGGACGCAGTTTGAATATGCCACTTTCTTCTATCAATATAAGATAGAGACTTCTGTTGATGGCAAGTCATGGTTGCTCTATGCTGACCGCACCAACAATACCATGCAGGGTTCACCCATGATTGATACGGGCAAGTGCAAGGCTCGTTATGTGTGCATTACTATCACCGACACACAGAAAAACGGGCACATGCCAGCTATCTGGAACGTAAAGATATGGAAGAAGGCTCCAGCTTTACCTGACATCAATGTTGCAGGTAATGATGATTACCCAGGAATGCATCAGAAAGACGTAGAGACATCTGAACGTCAGTTTGCTTCTTTCACGCTCGATGCTTCCCTGCTGTCAGAAGGACATAAAGCCCCCTTTGATGTAACGGAAGTACAGTCCTTCAAGGCTAACAAGCCTATTCGTGTCAGGGTGAAAGACGGTCGTTGGGCACTTTTCTTCAATGGCACACAACGTCTGACAAGTGATGCGTTTTTACCGACAACTTATCGTTATAATGCTCCTTATACGATATCTGCCTGGACGTTAAGTACCAAGGTAGGCCCCGTCTCTACCGTCGCATCGCTTACTACTTCGCGTGCCGACCTTGCCACTACCGAATTTCGCTTGGGGTCAGATCCTCAGACGGGCCTTATCAATCATAATGGCTCGTTCGAAAGTTGCGGTCTGCCTCAGCAGATTAAGGAGGGCGAAGGAAAGTGGCAGTTCTGGACTATTACTTTCGACGGCTGGAAAGAACGTGTTTATCTGAATGGTGAATTGGCTCGTGAGCAGAATAACTTTCTGATGATCCGTCCGGAGGGACATATCACGATTGGTGCCGATGGCTCAGGGGCTAATAATTTTATGGGGTATATCAGTATGCTGACCATTTCTCCTAAGGCTACGACAGCCGAAGAGGTGATGGAACTCTATGACAAAACGAAACTGTCGGCTATTCCCTCCTTGGGCGATGATGATTTTGAGGAGGCCGATCCTGACAGCAAGTTCACGCTCTCACCGCTGATGAAACCTGTATTTGAGAAGAAGGAGACCTTCAAACTCAGCACCCAAAGTGCAGACTTCAATCAGGCTCCACTTAGTCATGGTGGTACTGTCTATAAAGAGTTAGAGGGCGACTTCGTCGTGATGACACGCGTCAATGATATGGAAGGTCTGAGTCAGCATAGCGTAAAAGGTTACAACGAAGTGGGATTACTCGTTGCCAATGGTAATACTTACTACCAGTTGGGTGCTTTTCCGCTCTATAACTGTGGTAATATGCTTACGGTACTGAGTCCTCATGGTCGTCCGCAGTTCCCCAACTCCAAGGGTTACGACTTTGACCCTGTCATGCAGTTTGAACGTCGTGGAGATTTGCTCTTCGCACGTACCAGTAAGGACGGTGTGACATGGAATAACATGCCAGGTTCGCCGATTGAAGTAAAAACGAAGAAATTGTCTGTTGGCGTTTACCAGACCACCTATTCCGAAAACTATTCTTGGGCTACACTTAGTGACTTCATCATCTACCAATAG